A single window of Shewanella sp. Choline-02u-19 DNA harbors:
- the gltB gene encoding glutamate synthase large subunit, protein MSLYHPSFERDNCGFGLIAQMDGEASHRIVRTAIHGLDRMKHRGGIAADGRTGDGCGLLMQLPTEFFKAIAAENDWHLSRRFAVGMLFLSQDEELASQTKHLIEQELQKETLSVAGWRDVPVNPDVLGPIGKASQPQIVQVLINAPIGWREKDLERRLYMARRRVEQQLSHDKDFYIASLSGQVIVYKGLMMPADLPSFYSDLADIRLQSAICLFHQRFSTNTSPKWPLAQPFRYLAHNGEINTITGNRQWARARAYKFHAPLLPDLQQAAPFVNETGSDSSSLDNMLEMLLAGGMDLYRAMRLLIPPAWQSNPEMDAELKAFYDFNSMHMEPWDGPAGIVMTNGRHAACAVDRNGLRPSRYVITKDRILTLASEVGIWDYAPDEVIEKGRVGPGELLVLDTLNGKLYSSFEIDNDLKRRHPYKEWMAKNSKVLKPAEDFGPNEQGSREYSDDQLLQYQKQFGYSREELEQVIWVLAKKGEEATGSMGDDTPMAVLSKKSRTIYDYFRQKFAQVTNPPIDPLREKHVMSLTTCAGREQNLFNETTGHAYRVMFNSPVLLFSDFSQLMALDSTYYRANTIDLNYDLSEGLEAAVKRICDEAERLARTGTTLLILSDRATAKSKQVIPAAMAVGAVQQILVNKSLRCDTNIIVETASARDPHHFAVLIGFGATAIYPYLVYECISDLAKRNGVENTRDLMLNFRLGIDKGLRKIMSKMGISTVASYRCSQQFEAVGLADEVVELCFNGVISRIQGASFKLIEQDQQLLHKNAFRAHQALPQGGLLKYVEGGEYHCFNPDVVNTLQASLRDQDYGNYKRFTELVDNRPIATLRDLIEVKGELAPVDVSTVEAAKTLFTRFDSAAMSIGALSPEAHEALAVAMNRLGGRSNSGEGGEDPRRFNTEGNSAIKQVASGRFGVTAHYLVNAEVLQIKIAQGAKPGEGGQLPGDKVSVEIAALRNARPGVTLISPPPHHDIYSIEDLAQLIFDLKQINPKALVSVKLVSEPGVGTIATGVAKAYADMITISGYDGGTGASPITSVKYAGSPWELGLAEVHQSLVTNGLRHKIRLQVDGGLKTGKDVIKAALLGAESFGFGTVPMIALGCKYLRICHLNNCATGVATQNKQLRNEHYHGLPERVMTYFEFVAQEIREYMADLGVTEFEQLVGRSDWLAALEGETAKQQGLDLTPILYRPEVPAASAVTWRETNPPSDPGTLNKRLVEDCKEAVLAGESICEMFNINNTDRSVGASLSGYIATHMGRDGAKSPIMLKFNGSAGQSFGVWNAPGLELMLCGDANDYVGKGMSGGKICVYPPLGSPFKSERSTILGNTCLYGASGGKLFASGQAGERFAVRNSGAIAVVEGLGDNGCEYMTGGIVVVLGCTGVNFGAGMTGGFAYVFDQFGRFNRRVNTEMVDTHKVESAIQQQHLRELIEQHVKETNSEHAKMILSDFENWIDCFILVKPKNVELSDLLKLEPSEPALAVRAG, encoded by the coding sequence ATGAGCTTATATCATCCAAGTTTTGAACGGGACAATTGTGGTTTTGGGCTTATAGCTCAAATGGACGGTGAAGCGAGTCACCGTATAGTACGTACCGCAATTCACGGATTGGACCGCATGAAGCACCGTGGTGGTATTGCCGCAGATGGGCGCACTGGTGATGGTTGCGGGTTATTAATGCAACTGCCGACGGAATTTTTTAAAGCAATTGCAGCAGAAAATGATTGGCATTTAAGCCGTCGTTTTGCTGTGGGTATGCTTTTTCTTAGCCAAGATGAAGAGCTGGCATCACAAACCAAGCATCTAATAGAACAAGAGCTACAGAAAGAAACCTTAAGTGTGGCTGGCTGGCGAGATGTGCCAGTTAACCCTGATGTATTGGGCCCTATCGGCAAAGCAAGTCAGCCGCAAATTGTTCAGGTACTCATTAACGCGCCTATTGGCTGGCGCGAAAAAGACTTAGAGCGTCGTCTCTATATGGCAAGACGCCGTGTAGAGCAGCAACTAAGCCACGATAAAGATTTCTATATTGCCAGTCTATCGGGGCAAGTCATCGTCTATAAAGGCTTGATGATGCCTGCAGATCTGCCATCATTTTATAGCGACTTAGCCGATATACGCCTGCAAAGCGCTATCTGTTTATTCCACCAGCGCTTCTCTACCAACACATCGCCAAAGTGGCCACTGGCGCAACCTTTTAGATATTTAGCCCACAATGGCGAGATCAATACCATTACCGGTAATCGGCAGTGGGCACGAGCCCGTGCCTATAAGTTTCACGCCCCGCTGCTGCCCGACTTGCAGCAAGCTGCGCCGTTCGTCAATGAAACAGGCTCAGATTCGTCATCATTAGATAACATGTTAGAGATGTTGCTAGCCGGCGGCATGGACTTGTACCGAGCAATGCGCTTGCTTATTCCACCAGCGTGGCAAAGTAATCCAGAGATGGATGCAGAATTAAAAGCATTCTATGACTTTAACTCCATGCACATGGAACCTTGGGATGGCCCAGCGGGCATCGTCATGACCAATGGTCGTCATGCGGCTTGCGCGGTCGACCGTAACGGTTTGCGACCATCGCGTTATGTCATCACTAAAGATCGTATTTTAACGCTGGCCTCAGAAGTCGGTATTTGGGACTACGCCCCAGATGAAGTGATTGAGAAAGGTCGCGTCGGACCTGGCGAGCTGCTGGTGCTAGATACCTTGAATGGTAAACTTTACTCTTCGTTTGAGATTGATAACGACCTTAAGCGTCGTCATCCATACAAAGAGTGGATGGCTAAAAACAGTAAAGTGTTAAAACCAGCGGAAGATTTTGGCCCTAACGAGCAAGGCTCACGAGAATACTCAGATGACCAACTACTGCAATATCAAAAGCAGTTTGGTTACTCACGTGAAGAGTTAGAGCAGGTCATTTGGGTTCTGGCGAAAAAAGGCGAAGAAGCAACGGGCTCTATGGGCGACGACACGCCTATGGCTGTGCTGTCTAAAAAGTCACGCACAATCTATGACTACTTCCGTCAAAAATTTGCTCAGGTGACTAACCCCCCTATCGATCCACTGCGCGAAAAACACGTTATGTCACTCACTACCTGCGCCGGTCGTGAGCAAAACCTGTTTAATGAAACCACCGGACATGCATATCGCGTGATGTTCAATTCACCAGTACTGCTTTTTAGCGATTTTAGTCAGCTAATGGCATTAGATAGTACTTACTATCGCGCAAACACTATCGATTTGAATTACGACTTGAGCGAAGGTCTTGAAGCCGCGGTTAAGCGGATCTGTGATGAAGCCGAGCGCTTGGCTAGAACAGGCACCACACTGCTTATCCTGTCAGATCGAGCCACCGCGAAGTCAAAGCAGGTGATCCCCGCAGCGATGGCTGTTGGCGCCGTGCAGCAAATTTTAGTGAACAAGAGCCTGCGCTGCGACACCAACATTATTGTTGAAACCGCATCGGCCCGCGATCCACATCATTTCGCGGTATTAATTGGCTTTGGTGCCACCGCGATCTACCCCTACTTGGTGTATGAGTGCATTTCAGATTTAGCTAAACGTAACGGCGTTGAAAACACTCGCGACCTAATGCTCAACTTCCGTCTCGGCATAGACAAAGGTCTGCGTAAAATAATGTCTAAGATGGGCATTAGTACCGTCGCCTCTTATCGTTGTAGTCAACAGTTTGAAGCCGTTGGCTTGGCTGATGAAGTGGTCGAACTGTGCTTCAACGGTGTGATTAGCCGTATTCAAGGGGCGAGTTTCAAGTTGATTGAACAAGATCAACAACTGCTACACAAGAACGCCTTCAGAGCTCACCAAGCACTACCACAAGGTGGATTGCTAAAATATGTTGAAGGTGGTGAATACCATTGCTTTAACCCTGATGTGGTCAATACCCTACAAGCCAGTCTTCGCGATCAAGATTACGGCAACTACAAACGCTTTACCGAGCTGGTAGATAACCGCCCGATTGCGACACTAAGAGACTTGATTGAAGTAAAGGGTGAGCTTGCCCCCGTTGATGTCTCAACAGTGGAAGCCGCTAAAACACTATTCACTCGCTTTGACAGCGCAGCGATGAGTATCGGCGCACTCAGCCCTGAAGCTCATGAAGCATTAGCCGTAGCAATGAACCGCCTTGGCGGTCGCTCCAACTCGGGTGAAGGCGGAGAAGATCCACGCCGCTTTAACACTGAAGGTAACTCAGCCATTAAACAGGTTGCCTCAGGGCGTTTTGGTGTAACCGCACATTACCTCGTCAATGCTGAAGTATTACAAATTAAAATAGCCCAAGGCGCTAAGCCTGGTGAGGGTGGACAGCTCCCTGGCGATAAAGTCAGCGTTGAAATTGCCGCGCTGCGTAATGCGCGCCCCGGTGTCACGCTAATTTCACCGCCGCCACATCACGATATCTACTCTATTGAAGATTTAGCGCAGCTGATTTTTGATCTAAAGCAGATAAACCCTAAGGCCTTGGTCTCAGTCAAACTGGTTTCAGAACCCGGCGTCGGCACCATCGCCACTGGCGTGGCTAAAGCCTACGCCGATATGATCACCATATCGGGTTATGACGGCGGCACAGGGGCTAGCCCTATTACCTCGGTAAAGTATGCTGGCAGTCCATGGGAACTGGGACTTGCTGAAGTGCATCAGTCGCTAGTGACCAACGGCCTACGTCATAAAATTCGCTTGCAAGTGGATGGCGGTTTAAAAACCGGTAAAGACGTCATCAAAGCTGCGCTGCTCGGCGCTGAAAGCTTTGGTTTTGGTACCGTGCCTATGATTGCACTCGGTTGTAAATACCTGCGTATTTGCCACCTCAATAACTGTGCAACCGGCGTTGCGACGCAAAACAAACAGCTACGTAATGAGCATTACCACGGCTTACCAGAGCGCGTAATGACTTACTTTGAGTTTGTCGCCCAAGAGATCCGCGAGTACATGGCGGACTTAGGTGTCACCGAATTTGAACAGCTCGTTGGCCGTAGCGATTGGTTAGCGGCATTAGAGGGCGAAACTGCTAAGCAACAAGGTTTAGATCTAACCCCAATTCTGTATCGCCCTGAAGTGCCAGCTGCATCGGCAGTCACATGGCGCGAAACCAATCCACCATCAGATCCAGGCACGTTAAATAAACGCCTAGTTGAAGATTGCAAAGAGGCTGTACTCGCGGGTGAATCTATTTGTGAGATGTTCAACATCAACAATACCGATCGCTCAGTGGGCGCCAGCCTTTCAGGTTATATAGCAACCCATATGGGTCGCGATGGGGCTAAATCTCCCATTATGTTGAAGTTTAATGGCAGTGCTGGCCAAAGCTTTGGCGTGTGGAATGCTCCAGGCCTCGAGCTAATGCTGTGTGGCGACGCTAACGATTACGTCGGCAAAGGCATGTCAGGCGGTAAAATTTGTGTTTATCCACCTTTAGGCAGTCCATTCAAATCAGAGCGTTCTACCATTTTAGGTAACACCTGTTTGTATGGCGCATCGGGCGGTAAATTGTTTGCCTCGGGTCAGGCTGGCGAGCGTTTCGCGGTGCGTAACTCCGGCGCAATTGCCGTAGTTGAAGGCTTAGGTGATAACGGTTGTGAATATATGACCGGTGGCATCGTTGTGGTACTAGGCTGTACAGGCGTTAACTTTGGTGCGGGCATGACGGGCGGCTTTGCTTATGTATTTGATCAGTTTGGCCGCTTTAATCGCCGCGTCAATACTGAGATGGTCGACACTCACAAAGTAGAGTCCGCTATTCAGCAACAACATTTACGCGAGTTGATCGAGCAGCATGTTAAAGAAACCAACAGCGAACATGCCAAGATGATCTTAAGTGATTTTGAAAACTGGATAGATTGTTTTATTTTGGTCAAACCAAAAAATGTTGAGCTAAGCGATCTGTTAAAATTAGAGCCATCAGAACCTGCACTAGCAGTCAGAGCGGGGTAA